From the genome of Haloarcula taiwanensis:
CTGTTTCATCGAGACGTACGTCTCACTGGCCGGGTCCTCGGACATCAGCACCGTCGCTAGCGACGGACGGTGGCCGGCGTCGGCGAGGCGGTCGATAGACGCGACCAGGTCGTCCCGAATCGACTGTGCGACGGCGTTGCCGTCGATAATCTCTGTCATTAGGTACAACGGCGGCACGGGGCGGTATGAACGTCCCGGATTTCGGCCAGCCGCCACAGCGACCCTGCTCAGGGACAGTCCGACTCGGCGACCGACTTCCGCTCGGCCCCCTGCCGGATGGCCCGTGTCGCGCCGTCCGGGACAGCCACCGTCATCGCCTGCCCGCCGTAACCGTGGGTCTGGTCGTGGCCCCGGACCACCACGCATGCGACATCGCCGGGAACCGCAATCGTCTCCGAACGGGTGAACGGAGCCGTCGAGTGAGCGTGCAGGAGGTCCCGGCGGCCGAGTCGGTCTCCGGCCAGCGTCTCGACCTGCCACCAGTCCGCGTAGCCGTCCTCGCCGTCGTCGTCGTGATACAGCGTCACGTCGAACCGATAGTCCTGCCCCCCGCTGTTCGTCACGGCCACGTCGGTCACGTTCGCTTCACGCAGGTCTAGGTCAGAATGCTCGGTTCCCTCCGTCGGGGTCAGAGCGGTCGTCGTCGGTTCCGTAGGCGGCGTCGTCCCGGTTTCGGACGGCTGCGAGTCTGGGCCAGAGCCGCTGTCACAGCCGGCGAGCGCGGTAACTGCCGCCACGCCCGCAGTCAGGACCGCGCGACGCGTCCTGTCGGTCTCGGTCACGCTGAACGCAACGGTGAGTGTGGTGAAAAAACAGCGGGCACGCCGGAGTGCTCGGACGAGCGCGTCGTCGGTAATCAGGGTATACGTTCATGCTGTCAGCCATCCATTGTGTCTCATGGTTGTCAGACGCCTCTTGGGCCTGCTCGTCAGCGAAACGAACAGAGGATCGAGCCGAAAAATCGGACGAATCCGGCACAATGCCGTCGAAATCGTCACCCGTCCGTTTCGGATGCTCTACTCTATCGTGTTCATGACGGTCCTGTTTGGCGTTCTCTACACGATATTCTACGACAGCGGAGCGGTCGCCGCCGTCAACGCCGCGGAAGGGGACGCGGTCGGGATGGCACTGGCGTTCCTGCCGCCGCTACCCATCCTCGCGCTTATCGCCGTCGCGATGGCGGTTCTGGTCCCGCTCACGATGCTGTTCAGGGACGTCAGTGACGAAAGCCGGTACCGCCGGTAAAACGACGGTCGGGACCGCTCAGTCGTACAGCGTGTACTCGTCGGTCATCTCGTCCACACGGTCGCTGACTTCCGCGACGACATCGTCGTCGTGGGGGGCGTCGACGACCTTGTAGATGAGGTCTGCGACTTCGCGGCAGGCGTCCTCGTCGAAGCCGCGGGTGGTGAGCCCGGGCGTGCCGGCGCGGATGCCCGAGGGGTTGAACGCCGAGCGGGTCTCGCCCGGAACGGTGTTGGCGTTGAGGACAATGCCGGCTTCCTCCAGCGCTTCCTCGACTTCCTTGCCAGTGGTGTCGGGATGGGAAGGTCGGAGGTCAATGAGTACGAGATGGTTGTCCGTGCCGCCCGAGACCAGCGAGAGGCCGTGCTCTTTGAGTCGGTCGCCGAGCGCGATGGCGTTGTCGACGGTCTGCTGGGCGTACTGCTCGAACTCGGGGGCCAGCGCCTCGCCGAAGCCGACAGCCTTGCCGGCGACGTTGTGCATCAGCGGGCCGCCCTGAGAGCCGGGGAAGACGGCGGCGTCGATGTCGTCGGCGTACTCCTCGTCGCACATGATGATGCCACCGCGGCCGGCGCGGATGGTCTTGTGCGTCGATCCCGTGACGAAGTCTGCGACGCCGACCGGCGACTCATGGACGCCGGCAGCGACGAGACCGGTGATGTGGGCGATGTCCGCAAGGTGGTAGGCGTCGACCGCATCGGCGGCCTCCTGAATCCGCTCGAAGTCGACCTCCCGGGGATACGCGGAGTAGCCCGAAACGATGATGTCCGGCTCGAACTCCTCTGCGTGGTCGCGGAGACCCTCGTAGTCGATGTAGCCGGTTTCCTCGTCGACCTTGTACTGCTCGACCTCGTACACCTGACCGGCGAAGTTCGCCGGGTGGCCGTGCGAGAGGTGGCCGCCGTGAGTCAGGTCGAGCGAGAGAATCTTGTCGCCGGGTTCGAGGACGCCGAGATAGACGCCCATGTTGGCCTGCGAACCGGAGTGTGGCTGGACGTTGACGTGGTCCGCACCCCACAGTTCCTTCGCGCGGTCGATAGCGAGTTCCTCGACGTCGTCGGCGTACTCACAGCCGCCGTAGTAGCGCTCGCCGGGATAGCCCTCGGCGTACTTGTTCGTCAACTCGGAGCTCTGTGCCTCCATCACAGCCTCGCTGACGTGGTTCTCGCTGGCGATCATCGCCAGCGTGTCGTTTTGCCGGCCCCGTTCGCCCTCCAGAGCGTCCGCGACTGCCGGGTCCGCTTCCCGGACGGTTTCGTAGCTCATGTATCCGAGTCAGGACCGATACGACAATAATCTACCCTTTGGTCCCCGCGTGTGTGACAGTCTTATTCCGCGTCCGGTGCTGAATATGGTTGGCGATGAGGCCGTGCTGACAACCGTACGTATATATCAGATGACGTTCCACATATTCACATATGGTCACCTGGGGGGTGGCAGGCGAGCGGGTGGGCCGGGACGGCGGTGAAACGCTGGACTGGGATGGGGAAACGGTCGACCCGACCGCACTGGTGCACCAATTACACGATCGAGAAGTCACAGACGGCGAACAGTTGCCACACACTGTCGACGACTGTTACAGTGGGTCCGTCACCGAGTTGGCGCTGCCGGCAGTGGATGCCACGGTAACCCGAGTCGGCACTGACACGGATGCTGAGACGGTTGATTCACCGACGACGCTTGAGACAGGAGAGTACCTGTTGACGATGCAGGCCCGTGCTTCGGATAGTGGCCAGGAGTCGCCGCTTGGCATCGTCGACGACATTCGGATCCACGTCCGCTTCGACGGTCCGGCGTCGCTCCACTCGGCCGGTGTTACCACTGTGCTTGCCTTCCGGGAACCGACCAGTATAACCGTCGGGTTCGTCTGGGAAACGAACGCAGAGCGGCCGCACCTGCAGGTCCCTGCGACGCCCGCAGGCCTTGCAACGGCGGTCACCCATCTGGGCGGGGCCCATCACACGATGCAGCCGTCCCGCTCGCACCCAGAACTCCGCGGACACCCGCCAATAGTCACGACCGGTGAAACGACCCGTATTCCCGAAACGGTTCGACAGAACCGTCCCGAAACCGGAATCACACTCTATGTTCCGGAGTGCGAGGCGGAGCTGCTCGTCAGCGCACCGCTAGCCTACTATCTCGGGGCGGACGTGGTGGTTGAGTCACGGGATACCGCGCTGTTGACGGCCGAAGGCACGTCTGTGAACCTCTCCTTTGACGCCTGGCCGTCGTTACAGGCCGGCGTCGCGGCGCTACTCCGCAAGGTGTTCTACCTCGACTGTCAGGTCAGACGCGTCGACCCGGCAGAGAGCGGCCCCCGTATCACGTCGGCGCTCTCACTCGACGCGGAGACGCTTCGGTCGCTGTCGCCAGCTGGGCGGCTCGAGCGATACATCGAGGTCTCCGACGAGGCCGTGCGCTCGATCCTGCCTGAATGGCCCCTTTCGACGTACGTCTCGCCGAAACCGGAACGGGTCCGCTGTCTCCCGTTCCTGCTCGACCGGCTCAGCCTCATCTACCTGCCGGACAGTTCCCGGCTCGACCGGGGAGAGCTTCTCGACAGGACGCTGGCGGATTCGTATCTGAGTCGTGGGTCAGCCGAGCGTCCGCCGGTTATCGAGCCGAATCTGCGCGAAGGGCAGTTGCACTCGTGGCTCGCGCCAGGGAACCCGATAGACGCGTGCAAAACGCCAGCGGAGGCGTACCTCAACCGCTACCGGATTCAGAACCGGGATGCCGACAGTCAACGGGTCGCGGTCGTCCTCAACGATGAGGAGATGGCCGACGAGCACACGGAAGTCACAGAAATATACCGGGCAGCGGACCTACCAATGGACGTCCAGGTCAGCAAGCTGCTGTCGGTCAACGAGCTGGCCGACGTGTTCCGACAGCCGGCCGATTTCGTCCACTTCATCGGCCACTGCGACGAGGAGGGACTGCGCTGTCCCGACGGTAACCTGGCACTGGCATCGCTATCAGAGGCCCGAACACAGACGTTCTTCCTGAACGCCTGTGGCTCCTACGATGAAGGGCTTGACCTTGTCAAACAGGGCGCGGTCGCCGGCGCGGTGACACTTACCGACGTGTTGGACAAGCACGCCGCCCTAGTCGGGACGGCCTTCGCACGGTTGCTCAGCAACGGATTCAGCATCCAGCGTGCGCTGGAACTCGCCCGTCGGCGGATAATGATGTGCAAGGACTACGCGGTCGTCGGCGACGGGACCTACTCAATCGTTCCCAATCCTGCACACCCAGCGGTCGTCTGGCTCTCCGAAGGGGAGACAGGCTTCGACGTAGAGTGTACGGTCGTGTCCCCGGAACGGCCCGGTGAGAGCTACCGGCTACCGTTCGACGACAGCGCCGCCCTGAACGGCGAGCAGACGAGCCATTCGCTCAGCGTTTCCGAGTTGGCCGACACGCTGAGCCAGACGTCACTGCCTGTCATCTATGACGGGGAGTTTCACTGGTCCGACGACCTGGCCGCGCGCCTCCGGACGGATTTCTGACGGAACCCCACACTGCCGGGCTCCGAAAGCGAAACCGAGGCGGCTGCAACCGGTTCAGCGTCCGGTCATCAAGTAGTCACAGTAGGTCGCTACTTTGTATTCACTTTGCGTATTAGATACTGTGCTGAAATCGCGGGTTTGCAGAACGGAAAGCAGAGAGACAGCCATTTGTTCTACCGGTTTCATGCGAAATCGACGCTCAGAATCGGTGGTTCAGTCCGTGAGGCGAGCGGCTTCTGCTTAGGACAGTTGACCAATATTTTATCGCCTCTTACCAGTGTGTGTTGTCTGATTGTTAGCGAAATCAACACAGTATGGCCGGTAAAATTAAATATACTAATGCACTAGATACTGCCAAGGGACAATGACCGAAAATCTCCTGCAAGACGACGTCGGTTCTATGTTGACCACGGTGTTTGGGGCAACTGACGAGCCGGTGTACGTCGTGAACCCGTCGCGGCGGAGCATCTCGGAGCTTGTATCGACACTGGACGCGGACTCGGACGCCCCCGAAGTTCGGCTGCTGGCCGACGAGCGGGCACTGAAAGATGTCATGGACGACTTCCTCGTTGCGAGCACCGCGGCCGACCTCATCGACGAGGAGCGGCTCACGATGCGACTGCTCGACGACGTGCCGAACCACTCGGTTGCGGTGACTGTCGATACGGTGTATGCGCTCGTGACGATCAGCGACACGGTCGGCGGTCTCGGGACCGACGACGCGGCGTTCGTGGACAACGCCTACGACTACTACGACTCGACTTGGGAAGACGCCGACGAGTACTCGCTCCGGACGCCGCCGCTCAACCGCGTCCAGAGCACGCTGGAATCCGACATCGGCCCGGAAACCGCGTCGGACTTCAACGACGTTCTCAGCTCTCTGTCGACGGCCCGCGGCGATGGTGACGGGCTTGATGAGGTCACCATCAGTCTGCTCGTGGCTGCCCGAAACGGCGAACTCCTGTACGACATCAGCAAATGGGGCGAGGATGTCGGGCTGGCGAGCAAGGCGACGTTCTCGCGGACGAAGACGAAACTCGAAGACATGAACCTCATCGACACTGAGAAGGTCCCGATCGACGTGGGCCGACCGCGGCTCCGCCTGATGCTCGGTGACGACCGGCTCAAAGACGCCGACCCGGACGAACTGGCGTCCGTGGCCCAGTCCATCCTCGCCGCGTAGGTTTTTCTCCCTTCACCACGAGGGCTTCGGCATGCGAACTGTCGAAGTTGTCGGGCGTGGACCGGCCGTCGATGCACTCACTGCGTTTCTCGCTGATATCGACGTTTCAGTAGCACAGCCGCCGACACCGGCGGACAGCGGTGGCGATCTCGCCGTCGTAGTCGATACCGTCGGGTCAGAGACGTTTGCGGCGTGGAACGGCCGAGCGAACGGCGATGGCATTCCGTGGGTCGCCGTCGAACTGGGCGGCATCGGCGGCGTCCCGGTGACTGACGCCGCGGTCAGCGGGTTCGGACCCGAGACGGGCTGTTTCGACTGTCTCCGGGCTCGGGTCGAGGCTTCAGTCGATGACACCGAGGAGATCACAGAAGCCCCGGCTGCGGCCACGCAACGATTCGCGGGAGCGTTGGCCGGCCGACTGGTCTCCCGGTTTCTCGACGGGGACGCTGCCCTCTTTGGGACGGTCACGGAACTCCCACATACGCAGCGGCGGTTCCTGCCGGTCCCGGGCTGTGACTGTGGCGAGACGCCGAGCCGCACCCTTGACGACGGTCGCCGGACAGCCCCGGACAGCGAGGCGCTCTCACGGGCGGAACTGGGCCTCGACGAGCGGGTTGGTATCGCCACGGAAGTCGGCGAGGTCGAGTCGTTCCCGGCTCCGTACTACCTGTCGACGCTCGCCGACACCACCGGATTCAGCGACGTGTCGGCCGCCGCCAAGGCCGCCGGTGTCGCTATCGACTGGGATACAGCCTTCATGAAAGCGCTCGGCGAGAACTACGAGCGGTACGCAGCCGGCGTCTACAGAGACGGGACGCTGCAACGCGGGACCGTCACCGATGTTCCGGATGCCGTCACACCCGATGCGTTCGTGAGGGACGAATCCGAGTGGGACGACTCGACGGCACTCCGCTGGGTCCCGGCGAAAAATCTACTGACCGATGACCGTCGGTCGCTGCCCGCCGAAACCGTCCACTATCCGCCGCCATCGGACGCTGTCAGGCCGGCAACGACGACCGGGCTCGGACTCGGAAACACCGTCACCGAGGCGTTACTGACCGGGCTGTACGAGGTCATCGAGCGTGACGCCGCGATGCTGTCGTGGTACTCGACCTTCGAGCCACTCCGGGTGGTTGTCGAGGACCACGAGCAGTACGACACGCTCCAACGGCGCGCGACATCTGAGGGGCTCGACGTGACGGCGCTGTTGCTGACACAGGACGTGGACGTGCCAGTCATCACTGTCGCGCTGGAACAGGACGAATGGCCGCGCTTCGCGCTCGGGACCGACGCAGATCTGGACCCGGGCGCGGCCGCCATCGGCGCGCTGGAGGAGGCGCTCCAGAACTGGATGGAACTCGACAGCATGGGGCCAGAGGCGGCCATGGACGCACAGGGCGCAATCGGACGCTACGCCGAATCACCCGGCGAGGCCGCCGACCTGACGGCCACCGAGACGGCGGTCCCGCTGGACTCGCTCGGCCCCGATGCAGACCTCTCCGGTGAGGCGGAGCTAGAGACACTGTGTGACCGGTCGGCGGATGCGGGGCTCACGCCACACGGGGCACGGCTGACAACGCGCGATCTCGAACAGCTCGGGTTCGAGGCAGTCCGCGTCGTCTGTCCGTCGGCCCAACCGCTGTTCTTCGGTGATTCGTTCTTCGGCCAGCGGGCCGAAGCTGTGCCGGCCGAGTTGGGCTTCGAGCCGCGGCTCGACAGGGAGCAGCATCCGTTTCCGTAGCGCCGACGCAACGAGAGGCGGAGTCGAATAGCCGAAGTCCGTAATCAGATGCCAAACGTCGCCCGCAGCATATCCCGCGTCCCCGGCCCCAGACCGACCGCGGTGACGGCGATGAGCAACAGGAGCGCGTACCGCGGGCTATCGTCGATGAACTCCTGATTGAACAGCGAGACGACCAGCGAAGCGACGGCGAGCTTGACGATCAGGAACGGCCACGACGTGCCGATGGCGGCCGAGAGGCCGGCCGGCTGGAGCGCCTCGGTGGCTTCGATGATGAACTCGTTGGCCGGGTGTTTCGGATAGTACGTCAGTGGGACGTTGAGGGCGTCGAGCCAGTCGGCCAGCAAGACGTTCGCGACGCCGTCGATTGCGTGGCCCCAGATGACGAGCAGACCGATATAGCCAGTTCCGTCGTTCAGCGCCGGGCGGTAGGACTCGAACAGGCGGTACAGACCGTACGACAGCGCTGACGCCAGCACGACAGTCGTGATAAGGACTGACGGATACAGCGTCGCATACTCACGAGTAAGGGCGACAACCGTGAGATACAGAAGGGTCACGGCGACGAACGCTCCGCCGATAGCGCCGGTCGTCCGGTAGTAGCTATCGATGACGCCACGCTGTTCGAGGTCCACGCAGGCGACGAGGACGAGCAACGTCAGCAGGAACACCGTCCCGTAGATGACGGGACTGATGATGAGCGAACTCAGCGGGTACTCGACGATGGGTGTGACCCCGGCGTCGACCGCGCGATCGGTCGCGTCCTCGACGGTCCGCAACGCGCCGCCAAGCAGCATGAACGGCACGAACGCGAAGTAGAGCTTCGGGTCTTCGGCGATGTCCAGTCGCTCGAGGAGGAAGTAGACGCCGACGAGCATGTACACCAGAATCAGCATGTAGCCGACCTCGGAGACGATAGTGTACCCCGGCTCAGCGATGAGCCGCCCATCCTGAATAGCCGCCCTACAGCCATCGTACAGCGGTTGTGGGCCGGATGCAGTCATTTCGGCACAGCTGGCCGACTTGGCGTCGGCGTACACTGGGCCCCAGAAGTACTGCCAGAGGAACCGATCCCAGACGGCCTGTGGAGCGGCCATAACGGCCCCAACCGCAACGAGGAGGACTGCAACGAAAGAGCCCACCCAGAGCTGGCCGGGCCCGTACTCATCGACGGCTCGCTCGAACGTTTCCATGGCCGAGTGACCGGTGGCAGGCGGTTTCAGCGTTCCGGTCCAGTGTGCGTGGAGCGAAAGTCCGCGAGCCAGACGCGGCGGGGTTTGGATGTGAAAGTGAGTTTACTCTCCCCTGAGCGCCTCGTTGCCGGCCGCTACGAATGCCTCGTGAGCCTCGCCGTTGGAAGCGACGACAGAGTCGCTGTCGTGAGTCCAAGGCTCGCCATCGAGGTCAGTGACTGTGCCGCCAGCCTGTCGAACCATATGGACGCCGGCGAGCGTATCCCAGGGTGCCATCGGGCGCGTGCAAACGAGTCCCTCAAGTGCCCCGTCGGCAACGTGGGCCAGCGTTGCCTGGAACGACCCCAGGCGCCGGATGTCACCGAATCGGTCGCCGACAGCACTACACAGCCGACCGAACTCGTCCCGGTCATCGCGGTCCCACCAGCCGACGGGGGCCACCGCAAACGTCTCCGGGTCGGTTCGTCCACTTACCGAGAGTTCAGTCCCGTCTCGCGTCACATTTTCAGGGCCGGCCGCATAGAGGTCACCATACGAGGGGAGATAGATCACCGATGCGACCGGGTCGCCATCGACGACCGCACTGACAGCGGTCCCCCACAGGCGCATTCCGCGGACGTAGTTTGCCGTCCCGTCGATCGGATCGATTACCCACACAGAGCCGTTACGTGGGATGTTGTCGACTGCTTCGGGTTCGTAGTCGGCCTCCGGCCCGGCTCGCGGCGAGAGGGCTTCCTCACAGAGGAATCGGTCGCCGGGAAACGCTTCCAGAACAGTGGCGACGACCTGTCGCTGGGCGTCGCGGTCCGTCTCCGTCACGAGATCGTTTTTGTTGGCCTTCGACTCAACGTTGAGGTCGCCCCGGAACTGCTCCCGGGCTACGACACCGCCAGACCGGGCCGCTCGCTCGGCGACCGCCGCCCGGTGGCTTGCATCTGTCATACCTGACGGTGGACCGCCCTCATTCAAACCGTCTCGCCTTCCAGCAAAACAGGGCCGACCACCGGCGATGGATTACTCCTCCTCGACAGCCTCGTCAACAGCGTCGAGAATTGCCTCAGCGATGTCCCGCGCTTCGTTGGGTGTGTACAGGACCTGGTTCCCTAGTGACTGTTCAATACGGACGTAGCCGTCATCGTCCTCAATGGAGAAAAACGCCGTATTCTCCAGCGGTGGCACGTGCAGGCTGGCCCCCTCGGACTGGTCTGTGGCCATGTTACTTCTTAACACATAGGGTGGCTTAAATCTACGGCCCAGAACAACAACACCCCCTCCAGTTACAGAAATTAATAATCAGACCCAAATGACTTAGACTCATGCCGAGAATTCATAGCTATGGCATCGCTACGCGGGGCGCTCCGGTTCAGTAAGGACATCTCAGTTATCATGCTTTTAGGAGCTGTTTACGTCCTTGGATTAAGCGTCGCAACGCTGCTCAGCGCATTGGAGAACCGGCTGCCACGAGTACACGCTGTTGGCGGCGAAATCCGGAGTCGACTTCGCCGCCCAGTGTGAGACACCCCGGTAACCGAGTCGCCCCGGGGCAGTCAGCTGGCACACGGCATCAGGGCGTTTCCGAAGCGTATCAATCAGATTCGACGAATTCCAGCGACCGTAGGCGATAGTCGAGGCCCTCACACCTGTCTTTAAGCATCAATTCCGGCGTACTGCGACTCTTCCCATCGTGGCATCCTGCTAGTAGCTAGTTCATATTGTCTGATATATCTGCAACTAAAGCACGCCACTGATACAGGATACTAATCTGATAAATGCATGATTCGCAACGTACATTAGTGCCTGAATAGTGTGCCTTACTGATAGGTGCTCACTACACAATACCGTCATGGCGCGAAGAAATTCTGGCCAATCAGGGAGATGTGAGCGGTTTCGTGCTAACTATTGTTATTAATTATGAATTACCGCACCCAACAGCTTTA
Proteins encoded in this window:
- a CDS encoding serine hydroxymethyltransferase (catalyzes the reaction of glycine with 5,10-methylenetetrahydrofolate to form L-serine and tetrahydrofolate); the protein is MSYETVREADPAVADALEGERGRQNDTLAMIASENHVSEAVMEAQSSELTNKYAEGYPGERYYGGCEYADDVEELAIDRAKELWGADHVNVQPHSGSQANMGVYLGVLEPGDKILSLDLTHGGHLSHGHPANFAGQVYEVEQYKVDEETGYIDYEGLRDHAEEFEPDIIVSGYSAYPREVDFERIQEAADAVDAYHLADIAHITGLVAAGVHESPVGVADFVTGSTHKTIRAGRGGIIMCDEEYADDIDAAVFPGSQGGPLMHNVAGKAVGFGEALAPEFEQYAQQTVDNAIALGDRLKEHGLSLVSGGTDNHLVLIDLRPSHPDTTGKEVEEALEEAGIVLNANTVPGETRSAFNPSGIRAGTPGLTTRGFDEDACREVADLIYKVVDAPHDDDVVAEVSDRVDEMTDEYTLYD
- a CDS encoding bacteriocin biosynthesis protein SagD, producing the protein MRTVEVVGRGPAVDALTAFLADIDVSVAQPPTPADSGGDLAVVVDTVGSETFAAWNGRANGDGIPWVAVELGGIGGVPVTDAAVSGFGPETGCFDCLRARVEASVDDTEEITEAPAAATQRFAGALAGRLVSRFLDGDAALFGTVTELPHTQRRFLPVPGCDCGETPSRTLDDGRRTAPDSEALSRAELGLDERVGIATEVGEVESFPAPYYLSTLADTTGFSDVSAAAKAAGVAIDWDTAFMKALGENYERYAAGVYRDGTLQRGTVTDVPDAVTPDAFVRDESEWDDSTALRWVPAKNLLTDDRRSLPAETVHYPPPSDAVRPATTTGLGLGNTVTEALLTGLYEVIERDAAMLSWYSTFEPLRVVVEDHEQYDTLQRRATSEGLDVTALLLTQDVDVPVITVALEQDEWPRFALGTDADLDPGAAAIGALEEALQNWMELDSMGPEAAMDAQGAIGRYAESPGEAADLTATETAVPLDSLGPDADLSGEAELETLCDRSADAGLTPHGARLTTRDLEQLGFEAVRVVCPSAQPLFFGDSFFGQRAEAVPAELGFEPRLDREQHPFP
- a CDS encoding inositol monophosphatase yields the protein MTDASHRAAVAERAARSGGVVAREQFRGDLNVESKANKNDLVTETDRDAQRQVVATVLEAFPGDRFLCEEALSPRAGPEADYEPEAVDNIPRNGSVWVIDPIDGTANYVRGMRLWGTAVSAVVDGDPVASVIYLPSYGDLYAAGPENVTRDGTELSVSGRTDPETFAVAPVGWWDRDDRDEFGRLCSAVGDRFGDIRRLGSFQATLAHVADGALEGLVCTRPMAPWDTLAGVHMVRQAGGTVTDLDGEPWTHDSDSVVASNGEAHEAFVAAGNEALRGE